In Cicer arietinum cultivar CDC Frontier isolate Library 1 chromosome 7, Cicar.CDCFrontier_v2.0, whole genome shotgun sequence, the genomic window CCGACCCAAACCACGGGTGAGTGACACAGACCCAATGCAGTCCGCTCATTGACTCGGTTTGGATGGGTAGCGGGTTCCCGGGTTTTCGAATAAAACGGACGGTTTAATTCGGTTTGGGGCAATCATTGAGCCTTCAAAATATCCAACCCAAttgcgttttttttttcttttccgtGATACCCAATTTTTGGACTAGTTTTTTTTATCCATTTTGAAGGCAATTATTAGACctattttgaattgttttttcattataacatattttttatttttctattattggGTGCACTTGACTCCAGTGTCCAATTTGGTCATTATATATGAATCAactacaaattcaaattttcagaTGTTATTAAGTAGACAACAATAGCCTTTAAAATTGTTACATAGATGAAATTATAATTATCTTTCAAATGACTCGTGAcaatattacaaatcaatacaAATTATAGGGAAAAATTATAGTTTCCATCGATTTTTGATGCCCAACCTGAGAAACAGATAACAAATGTAAGTTaatgtataattattaataatgagggtatacaataaaaataatcaagCTAAACATATTATCTTTCTTTTCTACACATAATCTTGATTTTCTAAACATATCATCTTCTAACATATCATCTTGCTTTTATCTTCCATGCTCATAATATAAAGAAACCATAAAATACTCAAAAGAGAAAACTttcaaaaaccctaaaaaaaccgttatataataaactttcaaaaatcaaaccccaaaacaaaaataaaacttcaacaCAGAAATCATGGCACTCTTAGTAGATTCATTACTTTAATatagatgagaaaaaaaaaagttatttaatcaAACTCAGATCATACTAGAATTGAAAAATCTAACAAAAAACTTGTGCTTTAAGAtcgttaaaataaaaaacaagaacTCATAACATATCATGTTGCATGTACCTATGTGCGATTGCGAAGCATCTTTTCTCCATTTACAGTTGATgagaataaaaagaaaaaaagaaagagggTATTAATGTCGACGGAACCGGTGGCTAAGTTTCTATTTAGTTAGAAACAGAAATGATGGAGGTAGGTTGAGGCTTTGCACATGAGGAACTAGTGGTGGTGGCTTGGAAACAAAAATGatggaggtggtggtggtgattTCGAAGCAGAAACAATGGAGGTGGTGGCGGTTTATTGCAGAATGGGGAGTTGAGCCGTAAGAGTATGAGTTATGAGTGAGATTGATGAGATGAAAATTTTAGGGTTTCTTGTGAGTGAGTGTAAGAATGAAGACTAAAGAGTAATGGGTTTACCAAACGAACCCATTTTTGTTTACCCGCGGACCCGCCTACCTGCTTTTGACCCGACCGTTACAAATCATCTCATCCTAAGACTCTGAATATTGGAAATGCTAATGATCCTCTGAAAACCAGAACTCATCTCATTGTTTGGTCTAATCTCCTTGATTGAACCTGCCTCTATTGAAGAAGCACTGACATATGATGGCTGGATCTTAGCAATGAAAGAAGAgctaaatatttaaaagaaacaaGACTAGACTAGTTGCACAaggttacaatcaacaagaagttATTGATTACATTAAGACATTTGCTATAGTGGTCACGTTAGAGGAAATATGTATCCTACTCTTCTTTGTTgcctataataatattatattatttcaaatggatgtaaaaagaGCCTTTTTGAATGGTCACATAAATGGGGGAACTGTATGTAAAACAACCTCCGGATTTTGAAAATGTTGAGTTTCTAGATCATGTCTTTAAGCTTAAAAATTCTTCATACGGACTAAAACAAGCCCCGAGAGGGCAAGTTGACACTACCTTGttttaaaaacttttgaaaatgacgttattgttattcatatttatgttgatgatattatttttggatctactaatagCACTCTTTGTCAAGAATTTGTTAAGTTATGCAGCACGAATTtcaaatgagcatgatgggagaacttaagttcttcttagggatacaaattcagcaaaTTTATAAAGgcatatacattcatcaaaccaaGTATATAAAAGAGTTTCtcaagaagtttaagatgaattcttgcaaacctatggctacaccaTGCACCCTACTTGCTCACTAGAAAAAGATGAATTAGGTTAGAAGGTTGACCAGAAAACATACAGAGGAATGATTGGGTCACTTTTGTACCTTACTGCTTCCAGTCCCCATTCAACTAATTGCTCACATATGGAACAATCAATTCATACAAATGATACTTCACTTTgatatttttctctcaaataCTCAATCACACAAGaagatgaataaaaaaaagtgtttaatctttattttattgttgaacAAATGATGATGAATAATAAATGAATGTGTTCAACCTTAAAATGAAGAAACTCTCATCAATATTTTAGAGACAATGTTCAATTATTAAAGAACAATACAATGCAACATAAATAACTGATTTGTAATTACAAAAATTGAACTCCACATGTCGTATGAACTGATTCTCATTTGTACGAATGATTCATAAATTTTCAAGAActcaaaatttcaataataaaatccATGAATCAGTTTGTGACCTTGTTAAGTTGAATTGTCAGCTTCCAAGAAGTTTTATGAGTCAATTCATACCACATGTGAATCGATTTACCTATTTCATTCAATctgaaataattaacaaatgtGCACTAAACCATATAATTAGTGGCTATTCAGAATTGAAAGATCAACTAAAGCATACTAAACCATATAATTAACGCATAATTTTGACAtatatcaaaacacttatatCTATCATTGAGAAACTTACgggtttttttatataaatatccctttattgaaatttaaatacCAGTATGCCCTACTTCCAAAACAAAATACCAGATTGTCCTACTTTTTAGCCTCAGTTGTAGGTCGCAACCTGGGGATGCGACttcctgaagaaaaaaaaaattgctacttcactagatggtcgcatcctggggatgcgacctcctacttagttatttttttttccgaattttgttattattgttattattgttattattgggtatattatattgaatatattatatttattattattaaatattttaaaaataattataacattaaaaaatacaaaatattattataaataataaaagtaattaagttaataatattatataacttttaataattattataataatgaaaataataataataattttaataataataataaaaagaaaattctattaacaaaataaaaatacttttattatttaatatattcaataatgtattttaatattatatattctttggttgttgaattttattatttattattgggtatattatatttattattattaaatattttaaaaataattataacattaaaaaatacaaaatattattataaataataaaagtaattaagttaataatattatataacttttaataattattataataatNNNNNNNNNNNNNNNNNNNNNNNNNNNNNNNNNNNNNNNNNNNNNNNNNNNNNNNNNNNNNNNNNNNNNNNNNNNNNNNNNNNNNNNNNNNNNNNNNNNNNNNNNNNNNNNNNNNNNNNNNNNNNNNNNNNNNNNNNNNNNNNNNNNNNNNNNNNNNNNNNNNNNNNNNNNNNNNNNNNNNNNNNNNNNNNNNNNNNNNNNNNNNNNNNNNNNNNNNNNNNNNNNNNNNNNNNNNNNNNNNNNNNNNNNNNNNNNNNNNNNNNNNNNNNNNNNNNNNNNNNNNNNNNNNNNNNNNNNNNNNNNNNNNNNNNNNNNNNNNNNNNNNNNNNNNNNNNNNNNNNNNNNNNNNNNNNNNNNNNNNNNNNNNNNNNNNNNNNNNNNNNNNNNNNNNNNNNNNNNNNNNNNNNNNNNNNNNNNNNNNNNNNNNNNNNNNNNNNNNNNNNNNNNNNNNNNNNNNNNNNNNNNNNNNNNNNNNNNNNNNNNNNNNNNNNNNNNNNNNNNNNNNNNNNNNNNNNNNNNNNNNNNNNNNNNNNNNNNNNNNNNNNNNNNNNNNNNNNNNNNNNNNNNNNNNNNNNNNNNNNNNNNNNNNNNNNNNNNNNNNNNNNNNNNNNNNNNNNNNNNNNNNNNNNNNNNNNNNNNNNNNNNNNNNNNNNNNNNNNNNNNNNNNNNNNNNNNNNNNNNNNNNNNNNNNNNNNNNNNNNNNNNNNNNNNNNNNNNNNNNNNNNNNNNNNNNNNNNNNNNNNNNNNNNNNNNNNNNNNNNNNNNNNNNNNNNNNNNNNNNNNNNNNNNNNNNNNNNNNNNNNNNNNNNNNNNNNNNNNNNNNNNNNNNNNNNNNNNNNNNNNNNNNNNNNNNNNNNNNNNNNNNNNNNNNNNNNNNNNNNNNNNNNNNNNNNNNNNNNNNNNNNNNNNNNNNNNNNNNNNNNNNNNNNNNNNNNNNNNNNNNNNNNNNNNNTCATCGGACCCCAACGGCTACCTCCATCAAatgcttgaatccaatcttgtCGCGGTATattgtctaaccatttcaaagtTTCTGGGTTTACGATGCCAATTTCTCTGCggtagtatcgatatgtagACTCATTGATTGAGTAACATGTATTGAAACAGTAGACAATGcattattacactaattataaaacttcataatttaatttttaattaatgataagaaGTAAGAATTAAAGTATTACCCATAGAAATAACCTTGTTCTTCAAAGCATTATCCTTAATTTCccttgcaaaattttgtgaaatatgtcgGACGCAAAACACATGCTTTGACGAAGGATGTTGCCAGCCATTATTCATATTATTGTAAGCACTTTTGATAGattcgtgtctatctgaaatcaaacaaatgttggcttgtggagtgacgtgtgatctcaaatttctcaaaaagaaactccaagcctcttttgtctcaccttccacaagagCATAAGCAATTGGAATGATATTGTCGTTCCCATCCTGTGCAACTGCTACCAATAGAGTTCCCTTATATTTTCCGTATAACCAAGTTCCATCAACTTGCACAATtggtttgcaaaatttaaaCGCAGACATGCATGGAACGTAAGcccaaaatagtctatgaaaGATTGTCATCCCATTTATCAAACCATGTTCATTATAAGTTGGGATTGTTTCCATTTTAATAATGGTTCCTGGAGCAAACGTTCGCATAACTAATAACCATCGTGGAagttgattgtaagactctTCCCAATTGCCATAAATTTGTTCGATTGCCTTATTTTTTCCCAACCAAGCTTTTCTATAACTAATTGTGTAGTTATACAAAGCCTGAATCTGAGCAATAATGACAttcactttgattgaagggTCNNNNNNNNNNNNNNNNNNNNNNNNNNNNNNNNNNNNNNNNNNNNNNNNNNNNNNNNNNNNNNNNNNNNNNNNNNNNNNNNNNNNNNNNNNNNNNNNNNNNNNNNNNNNNNNNNNNNNNNNNNNNNNNNNNNNNNNNNNNNNNNNNNNNNNNNNNNNNNNCAAAGTCTGAATTTGAGCAATAATGACcttcactttgattgaagggtccatcctcataacttgcattatacttgcacatatcatgttagaatcgagctttgtatgatcttgtgatagtgcagaatttgtgcatgtatgaggcgcattcaatttctcaatcacccacaattcattttttttgcattttgaagctctacatctaataaaaaaatttggatgTGAACAAATAATAACGTGCCTTTCTAGATCTGATTTTTGCACCACAAagttcaatgattgttttagaTGATAACACTTGATTGCATGTACACATTCATCCTTGTTctgaaacttcattccaacttCAAGAGTTCCATCTAAATTTGGGACTTCGTCAATGAACATGTGATCAAATTCAGTTGGTTGGTTTGCGGTGGATAGATTGATGTTCTTCATGTGGAATGGTGGATCGAATACAGGTGGGATAAGTTGATCTTCTActtccatatcttcatcaacatcatcatcgTCAGAATCACCAGATGATTCATCGAAGTATGTTTCATCATCTTCACTATAATCACCTAATTCTTCCTCATTGATATTATAATGGACACTAAGTGGAAGATCACATTGTGGACTTGTTGGGAGAGATTCGTGATAAAGTTGTTGGGAGACATTGtggacatgttgagtttgttcattttggctagagtatggttcatagtgttgtgatgggaTAGGCATGTTTGAGGTTGATGGTTGTGATGGGTTGATAGTGTTGTGTTGTGAAGTAGGACCACTTTCAAATGTAATGTATAACTCAATGGTGCCAAGTTGTGACCATTGtgcataaacatcaaacatgagttcAACATCGTCGTCATCACAAACCTTCATCAATTCAAATCTGGTTGTATTTTCACCAAAGAAGACAAGGTGTCGATAAACTATATCAGTTATCGTCACGTTGTCGTCGAACTGCAACTTTTTCTTAATGACATTCTTTAGGTTGCTGCTAGAATGTACTTTGAACGCCTTTTTGTAATCACTTACAAATGTTTTCCCTTCAACTCCATCGACAATTGAACCATtgtaataaacaatacaaatgaCTTGTTGAGAAACCATGATTATGTAATTGATAGAAtgtatgatgagatagaaggtatGATGAGATATAAGGTATGATGAAATAGAAGGTAGGATGAGATAGAAGGTGTGGTGAGATACTATGATCTagttttctatttatagaagttagtaggattgaatagatcaatttgattggtccaactaaaagtatgaggattgatatttttctactaaaccacaaccgttgataaataaatttggatggtcaagattaaagattgaacAAATCAATATGATTGGTCCACCTAAAAGTATGaagattgatatttttctactaaaccacaaccgttgataaataaatttagatggtcaagattaaagattgaatagatcaatttgattggtccaactaaaagtatgaggattgatatttttctactaaaccacaaccgttgataaataaatttagatggtcaagattaaagattgaatagatcaatttgattggtccaactaaaagtaCGAGGATTCATCATCAAGCATCCACAGCCATCGATTAAAAGAAATGAGCGGTTGGGATTCATCATCAGGGGATCGTTGCCTGGCCCTGCGACCTCTCAAAGAAGTCGTATCCTGGCCCTGCGACCTCCTGAAGGATTCGCACtttggggatgcgacctcccacgTGGCTGAATCTGGGGATCGCTTTCTGGCCCTGcgatttcctatataaacaccCCAAACCTACATCAACCAACATCATCAAACACATTTCCTCTATCTTAATCTAAAAATCATTATCTCCAACTTCTCAAACACACTTTCTATGATTTCTCAAACACATTTTCTTCAACTTTACTCATGGAATTATCCAAAAATCATAGAGCTGAAAGTCGATACATTCAAgcatttttaagtattttatattaatttcttatatattatgaatttatatattttatattttatattctatattttatattttatattttatattaatgtcttatatatataatattttatatattattaatttatNNNNNNNNNNNNNNNNNNNNNNNNNNNNNNNNNNNNNNNNNNNNNNNNNNNNNNNNNNNNNNNNNNNNNNNNNNNNNNNNNNNNNNNNNNNNNNNNNNNNNNNNNNNNNNNNNNNNNNNNNNNNNNNNNNNNNNNNNNNNNNNNNNNNNNNNNNNNNNNNNNNNNNNNNNNNNNNNNNNNNNNNNNNNNNNNNNNNNNNNNNNNNNNNNNNNNNNNNNNNNNNNNNNNNNNNNNNNNNNNNNNNNNNNNNNNNNNNNNNNNNNNNNNNNNNNNNNNNNNNNNNNNNNNNNNNNNNNNNNNNNNNNNNNNNNNNNNNNNNNNNNNNNNNNNNNNNNNNNNNNNNNNNNNNNNNNNNNNNNNNNNNNNNNNNNNNNNNNNNNNNNNNNNNNNNNNNNNNNNNNNNNNNNNNNNNNNNNNNNNNNNNNNNNNNNNNNNNNNNNNNNNNNNNNNNNNNNNNNNNNNNNNNNNNNNNNNNNNNNNNNNNNNNNNNNNNNNNNNNNNNNNNNNNNNNNNNNNNNNNNNNNNNNNNNNNNNNNNNNNNNNNNNNNNNNNNNNNNNNNNNNNNNNNNNNNNNNNNNNNNNNNNaatattttttatattattaatttcagaATCCCTCGAAGGATAAACTAAAATGTCATGGTCATGCCAATAAAAAACCGAACCAAGCCATATTACCGTATTTGCAACAAGCTGGATTTGGTGAAGTGATCAAACTAGGAAACTACAAGATCGATGTCGGTTTGATTACTGCTATGGTTGAAAGGTGGAGACCAGAAACTCATACTTTTCATCTACCGGTAGGTGAgtgcacaataactttagaagacGTATACtattttaggattaaatgtgTCTGGTTTTCCTGTTAGCGGTTCAAATTTTGTGAACATTAAAGATGTTTGTCAAGAATATTTAGGAGTTATCCCACCCGAGGGAGCAACAAAAggtaattctattaaattaaaatggctCAAAGATACTTTTGATAATGTCGGTGAAAACGCTTCCGAATTAGAAAAACAAGCATCATGTCGAGCCTATATATTACGTATGATTGGAGGATTGTTGATGCCAGACAAATCCAATAATCGtgtaacatttaaaatatctttcactCTTGGGCGATTTAAATAAAGCATCCCACTATAGTTGGGGTTCGGCAGTTTTAGCAACACTCTATAGAGAATTATGTCTTGCTATGAAACCCAACGTAATTTCGATGGGAGGATGTGCATTGTTGTTGCAAAATTGGGCATGGTATCGTTTGAGTTGTGTTGCTCCAGATGCACCAAGTGCATGgatatttccacttgcacaAATGTAACTAttgcacataatttttatatatttttattttttaaaacttattatttatgtattactaattttattatatttttattttttatatattcgacAGATTTAATTTCGGGGGTTTAAATTTCAGTAAAGTTCCTCACAACGATATAGAAGGATACCGGAATACAATCGATCATATGATGGTTCaagaagtaatatattcattctcATGTAGTTgcactttaaaattttttttatatctcttaatATTCACTTTAGCCTGTTTTTTTAACATCCAGTTTCGTTGGAGACCGTATCTTGGATTCCAACACGAGGTACCCGAACAAGAGATCAACACTTGGGCTGCATGTACCTATCTGCAGTGCTATCATATCGTCGAAAAACATCATGCAGATAGAGTCGCGCTTCAGTTCGGCTTTCATCAACAAATTCCGCAACCTCCAGAAGATATGACGCTCTACCATGAGATCGACATGAGACGTGGCATTGACGATAATTGGAGTGTGGTTTGGAAAGATGAGATTCAACATTGGTATTAACGTCAGAATTACATATTGCAATGTCAGTATGTCGAAGGTGTTTTACGTCACACTAACGAATATATGAATTGGTTCACCATCACACTAAATTATACATATCTGTGGAAAGATACATGCGCGATCCACGTTTGCAACCTTCAACATATCCTGATGTTCACTCTATGCCTCAATCAATCACACAACAAAATATCATGCACCAAACACCGTCTTTATCATCACCACCACATTTTCATGAAGCTGCAGATATACCGACTCAATACCCACTCCCACTCCCATTAATCCGACCGAGAGcggaattttctataatttgtttggtactcattgcacaactcctgagtcggcttatgcggcttttgattctatgtataatgtcgaaactcaaaattatacggaagcaggtggtagtggttctaatccacaaACAGATTACAACGATGATCAACCACAACAACCTCAAGTTGTTCAAAgggctagacgagttcgacgaccgcgtagatgtggaactggaggtcatttagatgacaatatttaatttttatttgatgtattttttttatttgtagtattatttttcttttttttaatgtatttttgttttattttattaatagaattttctttttattattattattcttttttttattataataattattaaaagttatataatattattataataattattttaattatttataacaatattttgtattttttaatgttataattatttttaaaatatttaataataataaatataatatacccaataaaATATACCCAATAATAACAANNNNNNNNNNNNNNNNNNNNNNNNNNNNNNNNNNNNNNNNNNNNNNNNNNNNNNNNNNNNNNNNNNNNNNNNNNNNNNNNNNNNNNNNNNNNNNNNNNNNNNNNNNNNNNNttattattataataattattaaaagttatataatattattaacttaattacttttattatttataataatattttgtattttttaatgttataattatttttaaaatatttaataataataaatataatatatcaaatataatatacccaataatatacccaataataacaaaattcgaaaaaaaaaaaaaataactaagtaGGAGGTTGCATCCCCAAGATGCGACCATCTAGTGAAgtagaaatttttttcttcaggaAGTCGCATCCCCAGGTTGCGACCTGCAACTGAGGCTAAAAAGTAGGGCAATCtagtattttgttttgaaagtaGGGCATATTggtatttaaatttcaaaaaagagatatttatataaaaaacccGAAACTTAcaccaataattaaaaaattctacaaatttaaaaaataaacacgaGGCTTTTTGGGGGAATATCTATTCATCTAGAAAATCAAAGCCTCAATGCTAGCCTTTTTTGGCATTCCACATCTAGGGCATGCCTCTAGAAAATTAGCACAAGCTTGGCATGAAGCAAGATGCCTACATGGGAGGAATAAAATACATGGCCTATGAGAATCACAACTCTTACAAAccgtaaattcatttttcatgaTTACTTCTTCCTTCACTTTATTTGTACCACAACATGATTCTGCATCATCTGCCatcacaattatttctttcttcttctcctcCTCCAAAGTCTTGTAGAGAGCAAATGCTATGTCTTCGTTTTCTTGAGCCACCCTTTTCAACTCGACATTTTCAACCTCAAGCCTTTTCAGAAAATCTTCTAGATCCCATGTTTTGTTTATTGCTTGTAAAATTTCTTggtcctttttttttaaaagatcaaGTGAATGAGATTCAACGTCTTTTAGTAAGGCTTCCACgtgttctttttctttctcatgTACCACGGATCTCAGTTGTTGACTCTGCCgtataagaataaaaattttaatgagAATTTATGAACTCCAAATGTGTGCAGATACCATATAATACTTATGCATATATGTTACAAATCTTTTAAGTTTAAGATATGATACAACTTAAATAagttaataatgtttttattaataaacAATATACTTGtagaatatttataatatttattacaatttgttttttttttttaaaaaacttgtgctgaatatttattaaaagatttACAAATTGTAAAGAGTTGTTCATCAATTTTCATTAAATAAtaccaaaatataaaaaattatacttataatcaaaatacaaatcgtaattctaaatcataatatatattaacctctaatatcaataaaattaatattaataaacttTCACAATGTAAACAGTTGttgaaaatatatctttttattttatattttattgtaatgtCAGATAAATTGTAAAacgtaataattttaatttttaaaaagtgtatCTTGCACTAGTATCACATCATTTACATAACAATATCTCATACcggtaaaataataataataataataataataataataataataataataataataataataatagttgtgATATTCTTATGATACATTTCTGAACATAAAAGAATACATGATTTAAAGTTGAATTGACGAGAAAaatttagttataaaaatatgaattccATCACTAATTTCATTAGAACCGTCACATAGGAGACCATAAAATCGTATATAATTTTCATTGTTGATTCAAAACAGTGTTGAAAActgattgaaaaaataataactaaaacttTATGCATATTAATTCGAACCTGAAATTTGATGCGTTGATTTAACTCTTCCTGTTGCTTCTCAAATTGTACTGCAAACGTAGAAgttaaaatttttgaattattaagaAGAAGATTGGAATCAGGTTGCTCTTGTTTCTCATCACAAAGTTGAGACAAAAATTGCTCATTTCCATTGTTGCAAAAGGGAAGGCTAGGTCTGTCTTCATGTACATGTACTTCattatccatatttttaacaacaACTTTTCATAACTCTTTAccacaattatatatttcattcaaatgttcttttatagtaaaaaaagaaaaactgtAGAAACTTcacttaatataataaattcaataaatcatttctcttttaaattaattaattgttgaacctaagtattatatatatttaatgacaCTCAATGaattaatgtatatattttgattgaCCTAAAAATATAACCGAAAAATACAAAATTCTTTTCACGTATATtaagaaaatagtttattttaactattaattttgtgAATAAATATTCCTAAAATacctattttaatataaatatgttcaacttttgtatcaaaataaatatatgaatatgttcaactttaattttaaatcttcTAAGACACTTAAAAGTGAATACGAAAACAAAAagacatttaaaattatttaagaatatatattttgaaaaaataataaatattctaaaatttacaaaatacctttgtttacatttaaaaaatatcttatatttcGAAACAAATGTGGGATAGAatatccaaattaaaatatttgacataGACGTGTTAAATGTGTTATTTACAGCCGAGTTGTCTAAAtattagtgtttgaaaaataactatttattgttTACATTAATGTAATTCAAATGTTTACtgaaatataattatttcattttgttacttttaaatttttaaattatctaaggttttataattaactaattgtAACATTTAATTAGTTTATAGTAATATAGTTGTTAATAAActatattttagtaatttaatttgaatagcttattttgataaaagaaaTAACAGTAGAAAATTTGATAATAACAGGTTGGGAGAGAATAAATAACAGTAGAAAACTTATATgaagtatatatatttagaaaaaatttacaataaataacttcattggttttgatattttttgtttttgttttttatattaagaaTCAAAGGAATacttattatttaaaagatttgtGTACCCttatttaaatgtttattttttttataaatgtacaTTTGattaaatatctaaaaaattacttcaattaataactttattgattgtaatattttttttttcttcttattaaaAAGAcgtactatattttttatttttgcaaatttTAGATGTGTTTACATCGGTATATATATACTCAATTGATGAAAGGAATATATATTCAGTtcatgattatttatttttgtggtttTTAACAAGGACTGGTTCGGTTCATGA contains:
- the LOC113788177 gene encoding probable BOI-related E3 ubiquitin-protein ligase 3, which gives rise to MDNEVHVHEDRPSLPFCNNGNEQFLSQLCDEKQEQPDSNLLLNNSKILTSTFAVQFEKQQEELNQRIKFQSQQLRSVVHEKEKEHVEALLKDVESHSLDLLKKKDQEILQAINKTWDLEDFLKRLEVENVELKRVAQENEDIAFALYKTLEEEKKKEIIVMADDAESCCGTNKVKEEVIMKNEFTVCKSCDSHRPCILFLPCRHLASCQACANFLEACPRCGMPKKASIEALIF